One Desulfobacterales bacterium DNA segment encodes these proteins:
- the nadD gene encoding nicotinate (nicotinamide) nucleotide adenylyltransferase encodes MKNIAIIGGSFNPITTGHTMMAEIVLKEMPNIDEVWFMPTYKHQFGKHEQYAAQRVKMLKLIETDKIKYFDYEIKNKLLGETHVTFTKLLNDPKYKKKYNFSMVIGSDCAFDFDTKWKKPKILSNIVQFIIIPRQGFDINKYNGILSKPPHIILKNVKTLDISSTIVRNKIKNGEPINGLVPEKIEEFIVQNGLYINE; translated from the coding sequence ATGAAAAACATTGCAATTATAGGCGGCTCATTTAATCCAATTACAACTGGCCATACGATGATGGCAGAAATTGTTCTAAAAGAAATGCCGAATATTGATGAAGTTTGGTTTATGCCTACTTATAAACATCAATTCGGAAAGCATGAACAATATGCTGCTCAAAGAGTAAAAATGCTTAAACTCATTGAAACGGATAAAATTAAATATTTTGATTATGAAATCAAAAATAAACTTTTAGGCGAAACACACGTTACATTTACAAAATTATTAAATGATCCTAAATACAAAAAAAAATATAATTTTTCAATGGTAATAGGCTCAGACTGTGCTTTTGACTTTGATACAAAATGGAAAAAACCAAAAATTTTATCCAATATTGTTCAATTTATAATTATACCCAGACAAGGGTTTGATATTAATAAATATAATGGAATTTTATCCAAGCCTCCTCATATTATTTTAAAAAATGTAAAAACATTGGATATAAGCTCTACAATCGTTAGAAACAAAATTAAAAACGGAGAGCCTATTAACGGTCTTGTTCCAGAAAAAATAGAAGAATTTATAGTTCAAAACGGCTTATACATTAATGAATAA
- a CDS encoding tetratricopeptide repeat protein: protein MIDINSEILTAFDFYTNGAYDKAENIASILLNVYPNHSDSLHLMGVIAYQRQQFEKAETYIKKSIDAYQKNTFSHYNLGLVYEKIEKFDDAALCYKTAIELMPDYIDAIKRLINLYKKLEKKEDLLFWQKKLLEQNRENALINHEIGETLFDLGDFKEAINYYQACSKINPKNANALNNIGNCYYILEKFEEALNYYKISLELLPDNPVCNNNIGNALQKLGRFDEAVFHYKKALKLNPEYSEAYNNIGNIFQNKGKLNQALYYYQKALDLKSDNPEVLSNMGVAFLEQGKLQKAFSYFQSSVKIKPDFVKAYNNMGNTLKDEGKIDESIYFYKIALKIKPDYFEAHSNLLFAMQHMDKAKNTDIFMESQNWNKKYADTVPKYKHTKLEEFHTPIKIGYISPDFKQHSVSFFFLPILLGHNKNEFEIYCYSDTKKNDHVTEKIKSLCHHFKIILGMSDDSVSNIIYQDKIDILVDIAGHTANNRLLVFARKPSPIQVTWLGYPDTTGLTSIDYRLTDNICDPVGDSDQFHSERLIRLEDGFLCYMPIDDAPDVSMPPFMNNNFITFGSFNNLPKITQTTISVWSSILNRLPNSILILKSRQFEDELIKNRYLNFFSNYGIDPKRIFLMPRSKNIKEHLAYYNKIDIGLDTFPYNGTTTTFEALWMGVPVITLKGNRHAARVGASILSRINLCELISKTQEEYIDKAVNLATNKKKLVDLKKSIRSIIRNSPLYKQESFAKKIENTYKFFMVERHNFNSESLFKLSESIYKSGNNVFAILLLNKAIKKNPNIPEYYFCLGNIFKKQSNFEAAILAYKKAIQTKSDFKEAYNNMGNAFYSTNRLSDAMSCYKQALSIDSNFEDAWNNLGITYVEIGEIDKAYECFNNALSIKPDYAKAHFNLVFSMNYDASITQKQIYEKSVSWWKIYEPLFPKFSHHEKDLKKNKLRIGYISPDFRDHSVSHFFLPLIKAHNKSKFEIFCYADVFQIDKMTENIKKYADEWKDITSKTDDEVALEIYNDKIDILVDLAGCTANNRLLVFARKPAPVTVTWLGYPNTVGMKSMDFRITDEIADPLGESDIYHAETLLRLPNGFLCYKPQDNAPDVSPIISSEKIVFGSFNNISKINETLIRVWSEILKRNHSSCLLLKSKQLSDKFICNKFYALFKKYGIFPERIEMMGKIPDNSKHLNLYNKIHIALDTFPYNGTTTTFDALYMGVPVITLVGNHHASRVGASILKRINLEKFIASNEEDYIVKAVNLSYDIKKLGIIKQNLRDILLKSPLCEPFAFAESMENLYNDITKPKN, encoded by the coding sequence ATGATTGATATTAATTCAGAAATACTAACAGCTTTTGATTTTTATACTAATGGAGCTTATGATAAGGCTGAAAATATTGCTTCTATACTCCTAAATGTTTATCCTAACCATTCAGACTCTCTTCACCTTATGGGAGTGATTGCATATCAGAGGCAGCAATTTGAAAAAGCTGAAACCTACATAAAAAAATCAATTGATGCCTATCAAAAAAATACTTTTTCCCATTATAACCTTGGTCTTGTCTATGAAAAAATAGAAAAATTTGATGATGCTGCTTTATGCTATAAAACAGCAATAGAATTAATGCCGGACTATATTGATGCAATAAAACGCCTCATAAACTTATATAAAAAGCTTGAAAAAAAAGAAGATTTATTATTTTGGCAAAAAAAATTATTAGAACAAAACAGAGAAAATGCTTTAATTAATCATGAAATAGGTGAAACTCTTTTTGACTTAGGTGATTTTAAAGAAGCTATTAACTATTATCAAGCTTGTTCAAAAATCAATCCGAAAAACGCTAATGCTTTGAACAATATAGGTAATTGCTATTATATCCTTGAAAAATTCGAAGAAGCTCTGAATTATTATAAAATATCCCTTGAATTATTACCAGACAATCCTGTTTGCAATAATAATATTGGGAATGCTCTTCAAAAACTTGGCAGATTTGACGAGGCTGTTTTTCATTACAAAAAAGCCTTAAAACTAAATCCCGAATATTCTGAAGCATATAACAATATCGGAAATATATTTCAAAATAAGGGAAAATTGAATCAAGCTTTGTATTACTACCAAAAAGCACTTGATCTAAAATCCGATAATCCTGAAGTCTTGAGTAATATGGGAGTAGCGTTTTTAGAACAGGGAAAACTCCAAAAAGCTTTTTCCTATTTTCAAAGTTCAGTCAAAATTAAACCTGATTTTGTAAAAGCCTATAATAATATGGGAAATACTTTAAAAGATGAAGGAAAAATTGATGAATCTATTTATTTTTATAAGATAGCTTTAAAAATTAAACCCGACTATTTTGAAGCCCACAGCAATCTTTTATTTGCTATGCAGCATATGGATAAGGCTAAAAATACTGATATCTTCATGGAATCACAAAATTGGAATAAAAAATATGCTGATACAGTTCCCAAATATAAACACACAAAATTAGAAGAATTTCATACGCCAATAAAAATCGGATATATCTCACCTGATTTTAAACAGCATTCTGTAAGTTTCTTTTTTCTTCCGATCCTTCTTGGACATAATAAAAATGAATTCGAAATATATTGTTATTCAGATACAAAAAAAAATGATCATGTTACTGAAAAAATTAAAAGCCTATGTCACCATTTTAAAATAATTTTGGGCATGTCTGATGATTCAGTTAGTAATATAATTTATCAAGATAAAATAGACATTCTTGTTGATATTGCTGGCCATACGGCAAATAATAGATTGCTTGTTTTTGCAAGGAAACCCTCTCCAATTCAAGTAACATGGCTCGGATATCCTGATACAACAGGCCTTACTTCAATTGATTACAGATTAACTGATAATATATGCGATCCTGTAGGTGACTCGGATCAATTTCATAGCGAAAGGCTCATAAGACTTGAAGACGGATTTTTATGCTATATGCCTATAGATGATGCTCCAGATGTTTCTATGCCTCCATTTATGAACAATAATTTTATTACTTTTGGCTCCTTCAATAATCTTCCGAAAATAACCCAAACAACTATTTCAGTTTGGTCGTCTATATTAAATCGCTTACCCAATTCTATATTAATATTAAAAAGCAGGCAGTTTGAAGATGAATTGATAAAAAATAGGTATTTGAATTTTTTTTCCAATTATGGAATTGACCCTAAACGAATTTTCCTTATGCCTCGATCAAAAAACATAAAAGAACATTTAGCCTATTATAATAAAATTGATATAGGCCTTGATACCTTTCCATATAATGGGACTACAACTACTTTTGAAGCATTATGGATGGGAGTTCCGGTTATAACTTTAAAAGGAAATCGTCACGCCGCAAGAGTCGGAGCGAGTATTTTATCGAGAATTAATCTTTGTGAATTAATATCTAAAACTCAAGAAGAATATATTGATAAGGCTGTAAATCTTGCTACTAACAAAAAAAAATTGGTAGATTTAAAAAAATCTATAAGATCAATTATCAGAAACTCACCTTTATATAAACAAGAATCCTTTGCAAAAAAAATCGAAAATACTTATAAATTTTTTATGGTGGAAAGGCATAATTTTAATTCTGAGTCACTATTCAAATTATCGGAATCAATTTATAAGTCTGGAAATAATGTTTTTGCGATTTTACTTCTAAATAAGGCGATCAAAAAAAATCCAAATATACCTGAATATTATTTTTGTCTTGGAAATATTTTCAAAAAACAATCAAATTTTGAAGCGGCTATACTTGCATATAAAAAAGCTATTCAAACTAAATCTGATTTTAAAGAAGCCTATAATAATATGGGAAATGCTTTTTATAGTACTAACAGACTTAGCGATGCTATGTCATGCTATAAACAAGCATTATCAATCGACTCTAATTTTGAAGATGCTTGGAACAATTTAGGAATAACTTATGTTGAAATCGGAGAAATTGATAAGGCTTATGAGTGTTTCAATAATGCGTTATCTATAAAACCAGACTATGCTAAAGCTCATTTTAATCTTGTTTTTTCAATGAACTATGATGCTTCAATAACTCAAAAACAAATATATGAAAAATCAGTTTCTTGGTGGAAAATATATGAGCCTTTATTTCCTAAATTTAGCCATCACGAAAAAGATTTAAAAAAGAATAAACTTAGAATCGGCTATATTTCTCCTGATTTTCGAGATCATTCAGTAAGCCATTTTTTTCTTCCTCTTATTAAAGCTCATAATAAATCAAAATTTGAAATTTTTTGTTATGCTGATGTTTTTCAAATAGATAAAATGACTGAAAACATAAAAAAATATGCTGACGAATGGAAAGATATAACATCTAAAACAGATGATGAAGTGGCGTTAGAAATATATAATGATAAAATAGATATTCTTGTTGATTTAGCTGGATGCACAGCAAATAACAGACTGCTTGTTTTTGCAAGAAAGCCAGCTCCAGTTACTGTTACTTGGCTTGGTTATCCGAACACTGTAGGCATGAAGTCAATGGACTTTAGAATAACTGATGAAATAGCTGACCCGCTTGGAGAATCAGATATCTATCACGCTGAAACCCTTTTAAGGCTTCCCAATGGATTTTTGTGTTATAAGCCCCAAGATAATGCTCCAGATGTATCTCCGATAATATCATCTGAAAAAATCGTTTTCGGTTCTTTTAATAATATTTCAAAGATAAACGAAACATTGATTAGAGTTTGGTCAGAAATACTGAAAAGAAATCATTCATCATGTTTATTGCTCAAAAGCAAACAATTATCTGATAAGTTCATTTGTAATAAATTTTATGCGTTATTCAAAAAATACGGAATATTCCCAGAAAGAATTGAAATGATGGGCAAAATTCCAGATAATTCTAAACATTTGAACTTATATAACAAAATTCACATAGCTCTTGATACGTTCCCGTATAATGGGACAACTACAACATTCGATGCTTTATATATGGGAGTTCCAGTGATAACACTTGTGGGTAATCATCATGCATCAAGAGTAGGGGCAAGCATTTTAAAACGGATAAATCTTGAAAAATTTATTGCATCCAATGAAGAAGATTATATTGTAAAAGCTGTTAACTTATCTTATGACATAAAAAAACTTGGTATAATAAAGCAAAACCTTAGAGATATTTTACTCAAGTCTCCTTTATGCGAGCCTTTTGCTTTCGCCGAATCAATGGAAAATCTCT
- a CDS encoding transporter substrate-binding domain-containing protein gives MKKLVFFFLLATMIFSNAFANEVVKLAIGDWEPYTSQTDAKGKLLEKVVTEAFKLEGIDAQYDYFPWKRSYQYAEEGKHDGTFPWNKTEERDKVFYIHKISLFKDEGVFFHLKSKQFDWNTLEDLKKYKVGVTIGFKQEQIYKDNGITADAAPTEDLTFKKMLLGRIDIYQTSKVVGYVTINKIFSSEEAKLFTNHPKPVEVNEYYILFSRKTPNGQHFSEKLDSGLKKLKDSGAYDKILAEYIGSSM, from the coding sequence ATGAAAAAATTAGTGTTCTTTTTTTTATTAGCAACTATGATTTTTTCAAATGCGTTTGCAAATGAGGTAGTAAAATTGGCAATTGGTGATTGGGAGCCTTATACTTCTCAAACTGACGCAAAAGGGAAACTTTTGGAAAAAGTAGTAACAGAAGCATTTAAATTAGAGGGAATAGATGCACAATATGATTATTTTCCATGGAAAAGAAGCTATCAATATGCAGAAGAAGGAAAACATGACGGTACTTTTCCTTGGAATAAAACTGAAGAGCGTGATAAAGTCTTTTATATACACAAAATATCTCTTTTTAAAGATGAAGGAGTATTTTTTCATCTTAAAAGCAAGCAGTTTGACTGGAATACCTTAGAAGATTTAAAAAAATATAAGGTTGGAGTTACAATTGGATTTAAACAGGAACAGATTTATAAAGATAATGGAATAACAGCGGATGCTGCACCAACCGAAGATTTGACTTTTAAAAAGATGTTATTAGGAAGAATTGATATATATCAAACTTCTAAAGTTGTTGGATATGTAACTATTAATAAAATATTTAGCTCTGAAGAAGCTAAATTGTTTACCAATCATCCCAAACCTGTTGAAGTAAACGAATATTATATTCTGTTTTCAAGAAAAACGCCTAATGGGCAACATTTTTCTGAAAAATTAGATTCAGGGTTAAAAAAATTAAAAGACTCAGGAGCATATGATAAAATCCTTGCTGAATATATAGGTAGTTCTATGTAA
- the pncB gene encoding nicotinate phosphoribosyltransferase, translating into MIINSLIDTDLYKFTMMQAVFHQFPSVDVEYEFKCRTKDIDINPYADKIKNEISNFCNLRFQKNELDYLKSLHFFKDDFINFLKFFQLDESAIKINTEKEFSLTIRGPWLHTILFEVPVLSIISEIYSKDKVKDKTIGREKLLKKIELIKNNKKEGMDFTFSDFGTRRRFSYLWHKEVIETLKKEIPENFTGTSNLLLAMNYNIKAVGTMAHEWLMAFQAMKNNRLVDSQKVALEVWAKEYRGGLAVALTDSLGFDAFLRDFDLYFAKLYDGCRHDSGDPIIWGEKLIKHYLELGIDPLSKTGIFSDGLSVEKALNLHQYFKEKIKTHFGIGTNLTNDMGFKTIQIVIKMTRCEGQPVAKISDSPGKQMCRDEEYLNYLRRVFKLIDHQ; encoded by the coding sequence ATGATAATAAATTCTTTGATTGATACAGATTTATATAAATTTACAATGATGCAAGCTGTTTTCCATCAATTTCCATCGGTTGATGTTGAATATGAATTTAAATGTCGAACAAAAGACATAGATATTAATCCATACGCTGATAAAATTAAAAATGAAATTTCCAATTTTTGTAATTTAAGATTTCAAAAAAACGAATTAGATTATTTAAAAAGTTTACATTTTTTTAAAGACGATTTTATCAATTTTTTAAAATTCTTCCAATTAGATGAATCTGCTATAAAAATAAATACAGAAAAAGAGTTTTCGTTAACTATCAGAGGACCTTGGCTGCATACAATATTATTCGAAGTTCCTGTCCTTTCCATTATCAGCGAAATTTATTCGAAAGATAAAGTAAAAGATAAAACTATCGGAAGGGAAAAACTTTTAAAAAAAATTGAACTTATTAAAAATAATAAAAAAGAAGGAATGGACTTTACATTTTCTGACTTCGGAACGAGAAGAAGATTTTCCTATTTATGGCATAAAGAAGTTATCGAAACTTTAAAAAAAGAAATTCCTGAAAATTTTACAGGAACAAGCAATCTGCTATTAGCTATGAATTATAACATCAAGGCTGTAGGAACAATGGCTCATGAATGGTTGATGGCATTTCAAGCAATGAAAAATAATAGACTTGTTGACAGCCAAAAAGTGGCGCTGGAAGTATGGGCTAAAGAATATCGAGGAGGTCTTGCTGTTGCTCTAACAGACTCTTTAGGCTTTGATGCATTTTTAAGGGATTTTGATCTCTATTTTGCAAAGCTATATGACGGATGCAGGCATGATAGCGGAGACCCTATAATTTGGGGCGAAAAACTCATTAAACATTATTTGGAACTCGGAATTGACCCTCTTTCAAAAACAGGAATTTTTAGTGACGGACTTTCAGTTGAAAAAGCTTTAAATTTACATCAATACTTTAAAGAAAAAATAAAAACTCATTTTGGAATCGGAACGAATCTTACAAATGACATGGGTTTTAAGACTATTCAAATAGTAATAAAAATGACAAGGTGTGAAGGACAGCCTGTGGCAAAAATTTCTGATTCTCCCGGAAAACAAATGTGCAGAGATGAAGAATATTTGAATTATCTTAGACGAGTTTTTAAGTTAATTGATCATCAATAA